A genomic segment from Streptomyces sp. NBC_00237 encodes:
- the cimA gene encoding citramalate synthase, producing the protein MTTAGSADSAGSSADSAGSSAGSAADSLDDGFHVFDTTLRDGAQREGINLTVADKLAIARHLDDFGVGFIEGGWPGANPRDTEFFSRVRQEITFRNAQLVAFGATRRPGAKASEDPQVKALVASGAPVITLVAKSHDRHVELALRTTLDENVAMVRDTVSYLREQGRRVFVDCEHFFDGYRANPEYAKAVVRAASEAGADVVILCDTNGGMLPAQIQAVVATVLADTGARLGIHAQDDTGCAVANTLAAVDAGATHVQCTANGYGERVGNANLFPVVAALELKYGKKVLPEGSLREMTRISHAIAEVVNLTPSTHQPYVGVSAFAHKAGLHASAIKVDPDLYQHIDPDLVGNRIRMLVSDMAGRASIELKGKELGVELGDDRELVGRVVDRVKERELKGYTYEAADASFELLLREEAEGRARRYFRVESWRAIVEDRPDGTHANEATVKLWAKGERIVATAEGNGPVNALDRALRVGLERIYPQLAKLELVDYKVRILEGTHGTESTTRVLITTGDGSGEGGGDWSTVGVAENVIAASWQALEDAYTYGLLRAGVEPTE; encoded by the coding sequence ATGACGACCGCAGGCAGTGCAGACAGCGCAGGCAGCAGCGCGGACAGCGCGGGCAGTAGCGCAGGCAGTGCAGCAGACAGCCTTGACGACGGCTTCCACGTCTTCGACACCACGCTGCGCGACGGCGCCCAGCGCGAGGGAATCAACCTGACCGTCGCGGACAAGCTGGCCATCGCCCGTCATCTGGACGACTTCGGGGTGGGCTTCATCGAGGGCGGCTGGCCCGGTGCCAACCCCCGCGACACCGAGTTCTTCTCCCGCGTGAGGCAGGAGATCACCTTCCGCAACGCCCAGTTGGTGGCCTTCGGCGCGACCCGCCGCCCGGGGGCCAAGGCGTCGGAGGACCCGCAGGTCAAGGCGTTGGTCGCGTCCGGTGCGCCCGTGATCACCCTGGTCGCCAAGTCCCACGACCGGCACGTCGAACTCGCCCTGCGCACGACGCTGGACGAGAACGTCGCCATGGTCCGCGACACCGTCTCCTACCTCCGCGAGCAGGGCCGCCGCGTCTTCGTCGACTGCGAGCACTTCTTCGACGGGTACCGGGCGAACCCGGAGTACGCGAAGGCCGTCGTGCGGGCGGCGTCCGAGGCGGGCGCGGACGTCGTCATCCTCTGCGACACCAACGGCGGCATGCTCCCGGCCCAGATCCAGGCCGTCGTGGCGACCGTACTCGCCGACACGGGGGCCCGGCTCGGCATCCACGCCCAGGACGACACCGGCTGCGCCGTCGCCAACACCCTCGCCGCTGTGGACGCGGGCGCCACACACGTCCAGTGCACCGCCAACGGCTACGGCGAGCGCGTCGGCAACGCCAACCTCTTCCCCGTCGTCGCCGCCCTGGAACTGAAGTACGGCAAGAAGGTCCTGCCCGAGGGCTCCCTGCGCGAGATGACCCGCATCTCCCACGCCATCGCCGAGGTCGTCAACCTCACGCCCTCCACCCACCAGCCGTACGTCGGCGTCTCGGCCTTCGCGCACAAGGCGGGCCTGCACGCCTCCGCGATCAAGGTCGACCCGGACCTCTACCAGCACATCGATCCCGACCTCGTCGGCAACCGCATCCGCATGCTCGTCTCCGACATGGCGGGCCGCGCCTCCATCGAGCTCAAGGGCAAGGAGCTGGGCGTCGAACTCGGCGACGACCGCGAGCTGGTGGGCCGCGTCGTCGACCGGGTCAAGGAGCGCGAGCTCAAGGGCTACACGTACGAGGCCGCCGACGCCTCCTTCGAGCTGCTGCTGCGCGAGGAGGCCGAGGGCAGGGCCCGCCGCTACTTCCGCGTCGAGTCCTGGCGGGCCATCGTCGAGGACCGCCCCGACGGCACGCACGCCAACGAGGCGACCGTGAAGCTGTGGGCCAAGGGCGAGCGCATCGTCGCGACCGCCGAGGGGAACGGTCCGGTCAACGCCCTGGACCGGGCGCTGCGCGTCGGCCTGGAGCGGATCTACCCGCAGCTCGCCAAGCTGGAGCTGGTGGACTACAAGGTCCGCATCCTGGAGGGCACCCACGGCACCGAGTCCACCACCCGGGTCCTCATCACCACCGGCGACGGCAGCGGCGAGGGCGGCGGCGACTGGTCGACGGTCGGGGTCGCGGAGAACGTCATCGCGGCGTCCTGGCAGGCCCTGGAGGACGCGTACACGTACGGACTGCTGCGGGCGGGCGTCGAGCCGACGGAGTGA
- a CDS encoding endonuclease/exonuclease/phosphatase family protein, translating to MRVLTWNLWWRFGPWDARRKAILDVLREQRPDVVALQEVWANDGENLAGWLADELGLGHWTYARFSRPEHWQRRVPGDTSDIGVAVLSRWPIGAEAVLPLPADGGADNGRVALYARLDTPGGNVPVFTTHLNSPPYDSGVRCAQVRVLAEFVAEKGWGESYPPVIAGDFNAWPDSDEIRLLGGYKTAPPVPKQCFVDVWEYADPAAPSATWDSSNAYHTPGPTVRIDYIHVGRPGARGEGEVLDVARFGHGAVDGVWPSDHAGVRVDLKEAPE from the coding sequence ATGCGCGTACTGACGTGGAACCTGTGGTGGCGGTTCGGCCCGTGGGACGCCCGCCGGAAGGCCATCCTCGACGTGTTGCGGGAGCAGCGGCCGGACGTCGTCGCGCTCCAGGAGGTGTGGGCGAACGACGGGGAGAACCTGGCGGGCTGGCTGGCCGACGAACTGGGGCTCGGGCACTGGACGTACGCCCGGTTCAGCCGTCCCGAGCACTGGCAGCGGCGGGTGCCCGGGGACACGTCGGACATCGGCGTCGCCGTGCTCAGCCGGTGGCCGATCGGCGCGGAGGCGGTGCTTCCGCTCCCTGCGGACGGGGGTGCGGACAACGGCCGGGTGGCGCTGTACGCGCGTCTGGACACGCCCGGGGGGAACGTCCCGGTCTTCACCACCCACCTCAACTCGCCCCCGTACGACTCGGGTGTGCGGTGTGCGCAGGTGCGGGTGCTCGCGGAGTTCGTGGCGGAGAAGGGGTGGGGGGAGTCCTATCCGCCGGTGATCGCCGGGGACTTCAACGCATGGCCCGACTCGGACGAGATCCGGCTGCTCGGCGGGTACAAGACCGCCCCGCCCGTGCCCAAGCAGTGCTTCGTCGACGTGTGGGAGTACGCCGATCCGGCCGCCCCCTCGGCGACCTGGGACTCCTCGAACGCGTACCACACGCCCGGGCCGACGGTCCGGATCGACTACATCCACGTGGGGCGGCCCGGCGCTCGCGGGGAGGGCGAGGTGCTGGACGTGGCCCGCTTCGGGCACGGGGCGGTGGACGGGGTGTGGCCGTCGGACCACGCGGGGGTACGCGTCGACCTGAAGGAGGCGCCCGAGTGA
- a CDS encoding branched-chain amino acid aminotransferase — protein sequence MTTPTTIELKPSSTPLSAAEREAILANPGFGRYFTDHMVTIRWTEGRGWHDAQLTPYAPLSIDPANMTLHYAQEIFEGLKAYRRPDGSVATFRPEANAKRFQSSAHRLAMPELPVETFIAACDALVKQDEAWVPPHGGEESLYLRPFMIATEVGLGVRPANEYLFIVIASPAGAYFPGGVKPVSVWLSENYVRAVPGGMGYAKTGGNYAASLLAQAEAAEKGCDQVVWLDALDHKWVEEMGGMNLYFVYGAASNEKPVIVTPELTGSLLAGVTRDTLLKLAGDLGYTSSEGRVSTDQWRADAESGALTEVFACGTAAVITPVGHVKSASGEWTTADGEPGKVTMALRKALLEIQTGSAADTHGWMHELA from the coding sequence ATGACGACGCCCACGACGATCGAGCTCAAGCCCTCCTCCACGCCGCTTTCCGCAGCGGAGCGCGAGGCGATCCTCGCCAATCCCGGGTTCGGCCGCTACTTCACCGACCACATGGTGACCATCCGCTGGACGGAGGGCCGCGGCTGGCACGACGCCCAGCTCACGCCGTACGCCCCGCTGTCCATCGACCCGGCGAACATGACCCTGCACTACGCGCAGGAGATCTTCGAGGGCCTGAAGGCGTACCGCCGCCCCGACGGCTCGGTCGCCACCTTCCGTCCGGAGGCCAACGCCAAGCGCTTCCAGTCCTCCGCGCACCGCCTCGCGATGCCGGAACTCCCCGTCGAGACCTTCATCGCCGCCTGCGACGCCCTCGTCAAGCAGGACGAGGCATGGGTCCCGCCGCACGGCGGCGAGGAGTCCCTCTACCTGCGCCCCTTCATGATCGCGACCGAGGTCGGCCTGGGCGTCCGCCCCGCGAACGAGTACCTCTTCATCGTGATCGCCTCCCCGGCGGGCGCCTACTTCCCGGGCGGCGTCAAGCCGGTCTCGGTCTGGCTCTCGGAGAACTACGTCCGCGCCGTGCCCGGCGGCATGGGCTACGCCAAGACCGGCGGCAACTACGCCGCCTCGCTCCTCGCCCAGGCCGAGGCCGCCGAGAAGGGCTGCGACCAGGTCGTCTGGCTGGACGCGCTCGACCACAAGTGGGTCGAGGAGATGGGCGGCATGAACCTGTACTTCGTGTACGGCGCTGCGTCCAATGAAAAGCCTGTGATCGTCACCCCGGAACTGACTGGCTCCCTCCTCGCGGGCGTCACCCGCGACACCCTCCTGAAGCTCGCGGGCGACCTGGGCTACACCTCGTCCGAGGGCCGCGTCTCCACCGACCAGTGGCGCGCGGACGCCGAGTCCGGTGCCCTCACCGAGGTCTTCGCCTGCGGTACGGCGGCGGTCATCACCCCCGTCGGCCACGTGAAGTCGGCCTCCGGCGAATGGACGACGGCGGACGGCGAGCCCGGCAAGGTCACGATGGCCCTCCGCAAGGCCCTCCTGGAGATCCAGACGGGGTCGGCGGCCGACACGCACGGCTGGATGCACGAGCTGGCGTAG
- a CDS encoding 3-isopropylmalate dehydrogenase, whose product MSRSINLAVIPGDGIGQEVVAQGLKVLNSVLPQDVKLETKEYDLGAQRWHRTGETLPDAEMAALQQHDAILLGAIGDPSVPSGVLERGLLLKLRFAFDHYINLRPSKLFPNTSTPLAGDPEIDFVVVREGTEGPYTGNGGSLRTGTPAEVATEVSLNTAYGVERVVRDAFERAAARPRKKLTLVHKNNVLVYAGHLWKNTFDRIAAEYPSVTTDYLHVDAATIFFVTQPERFDVIVTDNLFGDILTDLAAAVSGGIGLAASGNINPTGAFPSMFEPVHGSAPDIAGQGKADPTATVLSVALLLRHLGYEPEAARIEAAVSADLTERTASVVRTTDEIGDALAARVAG is encoded by the coding sequence ATGTCTCGCAGCATCAATCTCGCAGTGATCCCCGGTGACGGCATCGGCCAGGAGGTCGTGGCCCAGGGCCTGAAGGTCCTCAACTCCGTACTCCCGCAGGACGTGAAGCTGGAGACCAAGGAGTACGACCTCGGCGCCCAGCGCTGGCACCGCACGGGGGAGACCCTTCCCGACGCGGAGATGGCCGCCCTCCAGCAGCACGACGCGATCCTCCTCGGCGCGATCGGCGACCCCTCGGTCCCGTCCGGCGTCCTGGAGCGCGGTCTGCTCCTGAAGCTGCGCTTCGCGTTCGACCACTACATCAACCTCCGCCCCTCGAAGCTGTTCCCGAACACCTCGACGCCGCTGGCCGGTGACCCGGAGATCGACTTCGTCGTCGTACGCGAAGGCACCGAGGGCCCGTACACGGGCAACGGCGGCAGCCTGCGCACCGGCACGCCCGCCGAGGTGGCCACCGAGGTCAGCCTCAACACGGCGTACGGCGTGGAGCGCGTGGTCCGCGACGCCTTCGAGCGCGCGGCGGCCCGGCCCCGCAAGAAGCTCACGCTCGTGCACAAGAACAACGTGCTCGTCTACGCCGGCCACCTGTGGAAGAACACCTTCGACCGCATCGCCGCCGAGTACCCGTCCGTCACCACGGACTACCTGCACGTCGACGCCGCGACGATCTTCTTCGTGACGCAGCCGGAACGCTTCGACGTCATCGTCACCGACAACCTCTTCGGCGACATCCTCACCGACCTCGCCGCCGCCGTCTCCGGCGGAATCGGCCTGGCCGCCTCCGGAAACATCAACCCGACGGGCGCGTTCCCGTCGATGTTCGAGCCCGTGCACGGCTCCGCGCCCGACATCGCGGGCCAGGGCAAGGCCGACCCGACGGCCACGGTCCTCTCCGTCGCCCTCCTGCTGCGCCACCTCGGTTACGAGCCCGAGGCCGCCCGCATCGAAGCGGCGGTCTCCGCCGACCTGACCGAGCGCACCGCATCCGTCGTCCGCACCACGGACGAGATCGGCGACGCGCTCGCCGCCCGGGTAGCGGGCTGA
- a CDS encoding GNAT family N-acetyltransferase: MTEYGMPRTVHTAHLTPAELVGIRALLDTAFDGDFADEDWEHALGGMHALITDEEGELLAHGSLVARRVLHRERSLRIGYVEAVAVRPDRQREGLGSRIMAALEEIVDGAYVFGALSASDAGAALYAGRGWQVWPGGLAALGPVGVVPLPEEEGTTYVRAGVGRSLPDPQATLFFDWRDGDVL; encoded by the coding sequence ATGACTGAGTACGGGATGCCGCGCACCGTCCACACCGCCCACCTCACCCCCGCCGAGCTCGTCGGCATCCGCGCCCTCCTCGACACCGCCTTCGACGGCGACTTCGCCGACGAGGACTGGGAGCACGCCCTCGGCGGCATGCACGCCCTGATCACTGACGAGGAGGGGGAACTCCTCGCCCACGGCAGCCTCGTGGCGCGCCGGGTCCTGCACCGCGAGCGCTCGCTGCGGATCGGGTACGTCGAGGCGGTCGCGGTGCGACCGGACCGGCAGCGGGAGGGGCTGGGCAGCCGGATCATGGCGGCGCTGGAGGAGATCGTCGACGGGGCGTACGTCTTCGGAGCGCTGTCGGCGTCGGACGCGGGGGCCGCGTTGTACGCGGGGCGGGGGTGGCAGGTGTGGCCCGGGGGGCTGGCGGCGTTGGGGCCGGTGGGGGTCGTGCCGTTGCCGGAGGAGGAGGGGACGACGTATGTGCGGGCCGGGGTGGGGCGGAGTCTGCCTGACCCGCAGGCGACGCTCTTCTTCGACTGGCGGGACGGGGACGTGCTGTGA
- a CDS encoding CDP-alcohol phosphatidyltransferase family protein, producing MSSKTSPPSRGAGLYALKPWYAARLSGIRTALARRGVSPDALTAAGVVCAAGAAAVLARLPAPYAALPVAVLLAARLAFANLDGALARDTGRTTRRGALVNELGDRAADLIVLAGFLTLAPLWLVAVAALAATLPSWISLAGAAAGAERLNGGPVGKTERCLLVVVAAAVPGWAFGVLAVLAAGSALTAVIRCARLWRSL from the coding sequence ATGTCCTCGAAGACCTCTCCCCCCTCGCGGGGCGCCGGGCTGTACGCCCTGAAGCCCTGGTACGCGGCCCGGCTGTCCGGGATCCGTACCGCGCTGGCCCGACGCGGGGTGTCGCCCGACGCACTGACCGCGGCGGGAGTGGTGTGCGCGGCGGGCGCGGCGGCGGTACTCGCCCGGCTGCCCGCCCCGTACGCGGCGCTCCCGGTGGCCGTGCTGCTCGCGGCCCGGCTCGCCTTCGCGAACCTGGACGGGGCGCTGGCCCGCGACACGGGCCGCACCACCCGGCGCGGGGCGCTCGTCAACGAACTGGGCGACCGGGCAGCCGACTTGATCGTCCTCGCGGGCTTCCTGACCCTCGCCCCCCTCTGGCTGGTGGCGGTCGCGGCACTGGCCGCCACCCTCCCCTCCTGGATCTCCCTCGCGGGAGCGGCGGCGGGCGCGGAACGGCTGAACGGCGGCCCGGTCGGCAAGACGGAACGCTGCCTGCTGGTGGTCGTGGCGGCGGCCGTACCGGGCTGGGCCTTCGGGGTCCTGGCGGTCCTGGCGGCGGGCTCGGCCCTGACGGCCGTCATCCGCTGCGCACGCCTGTGGAGGTCGTTGTGA
- a CDS encoding phosphatidate cytidylyltransferase — MSARVPVLVAGVLTVSGLALALVPSRVRMRAELWKRWRTWALAAPLYVGALWLGAPGAIALATGLGLVAVLEYGRMAFPCPRPTSPEGPTAPRAPFPTDLLPLVAASLALPLLAHLSPTTLDLRTAALLLVAAALPAILTGDARHGFTRTARTAFGMLWIPLPLTGLVLLGQDTALAVGLAVALGDVGAWCGGTALGRHGPLARRLSPISPNKTWAGVAGCAAATAAALAAVGAFTPALWAAVLLGCLLGDLLESMVKRESGVKDAGSWLPGFGGLLDRIDSLLLALLLAMVVTL, encoded by the coding sequence GTGAGCGCGCGGGTTCCGGTGCTGGTGGCGGGCGTCCTGACGGTGAGCGGGCTGGCCCTGGCACTCGTACCGTCCCGGGTACGCATGCGGGCCGAGCTCTGGAAGAGGTGGCGGACCTGGGCCCTGGCAGCTCCCCTGTACGTGGGGGCCCTGTGGCTGGGCGCCCCGGGCGCGATCGCCCTGGCGACGGGCCTGGGCCTGGTGGCAGTACTGGAGTACGGCCGCATGGCGTTCCCATGCCCCCGCCCCACCTCTCCGGAAGGGCCGACCGCACCACGGGCCCCCTTCCCCACCGACCTCCTCCCCCTGGTCGCAGCCTCCCTCGCCCTCCCCCTCCTCGCCCACCTCTCCCCCACCACCCTCGACCTCCGCACCGCCGCCCTCCTCCTCGTCGCCGCCGCCCTCCCGGCGATCCTGACCGGCGACGCCCGACACGGCTTCACCCGCACCGCCCGCACCGCCTTCGGAATGCTCTGGATCCCGCTCCCCCTGACCGGACTCGTCCTCCTCGGCCAGGACACCGCCCTGGCGGTCGGCCTCGCCGTCGCCCTCGGTGACGTCGGCGCGTGGTGCGGCGGCACCGCCCTCGGCAGGCACGGTCCGCTCGCCCGCCGCCTCTCGCCGATCTCCCCCAACAAGACCTGGGCCGGAGTCGCGGGCTGCGCGGCCGCGACCGCCGCCGCCCTGGCGGCAGTCGGCGCCTTCACCCCCGCCCTCTGGGCGGCGGTCCTCCTGGGCTGCCTCCTCGGCGACCTCCTCGAATCCATGGTCAAGCGCGAGTCCGGGGTGAAGGACGCGGGTTCCTGGCTCCCCGGCTTCGGCGGCCTGCTCGACCGCATCGACTCCCTGCTCCTGGCCCTGCTGCTCGCCATGGTGGTGACCCTGTAA
- a CDS encoding 1-acyl-sn-glycerol-3-phosphate acyltransferase, which translates to MPTRTTARTTTRPTLSAKDLTVPAPRRGPALLRRALWWGVLTLTGGVERRGRLPEGGCVVVANHSSHADTAALLAALDARHTPAIGAAADYWFASPWRSRICRRLAAGFPVRRKGGGTDDLLAMSDDLRAGRAVVLFPEGTRAPGAADSEVGSFHRGALLLAEHAQVPVVPVGIAGTNRLLPKHGRLRSALVRIRIGEPLPASVTPEQARDAVAALHRRTNEESLRDSVVRRRVAAVAASRRGLPIAFLWAGAEALSWPLMPELLLAVACVAAPRAALKLSVTALAGSLAGSLLALQLASSGTPLPAPLTTDRMYSTVRTQLAAEGAAAVRHQPWNGIPFKVYAAEAGRADVPRADWLVASATARGTRTLAVGLGFAAFGMLMRRWRRFYPGYLVLLGAGFTVGLTLIVLGWSG; encoded by the coding sequence ATGCCCACACGCACGACCGCCCGTACGACCACCCGCCCGACCCTGTCCGCGAAGGACCTCACCGTTCCCGCCCCGCGCCGGGGCCCGGCCCTCCTGCGCCGCGCCCTGTGGTGGGGCGTCCTCACCCTCACCGGCGGTGTCGAGCGGCGCGGGCGGCTCCCCGAGGGCGGCTGCGTCGTCGTCGCGAACCACTCCTCGCACGCCGACACCGCCGCCCTGCTCGCCGCGCTCGACGCCCGGCACACCCCGGCGATCGGCGCGGCGGCCGACTACTGGTTCGCCTCCCCGTGGCGCAGCCGGATCTGCCGCCGCCTCGCGGCGGGCTTTCCCGTACGCCGCAAGGGCGGTGGCACGGACGACCTGCTCGCCATGAGCGACGACCTGCGGGCGGGCCGCGCGGTGGTCCTCTTCCCGGAGGGCACCCGCGCTCCCGGCGCGGCGGACAGCGAGGTCGGCTCCTTCCACCGGGGCGCCCTCCTCCTCGCCGAACACGCCCAGGTCCCCGTCGTTCCGGTCGGCATCGCGGGCACGAACCGCCTCCTGCCCAAGCACGGCAGGCTCCGCTCCGCCCTGGTCCGCATCCGGATCGGCGAGCCCCTCCCCGCCTCGGTCACCCCGGAGCAGGCCCGCGACGCGGTGGCCGCGCTCCATCGCCGTACGAACGAGGAATCCCTCCGGGACTCGGTCGTACGCCGCCGCGTCGCAGCGGTCGCCGCCTCCCGCCGGGGGCTCCCGATCGCTTTTCTCTGGGCGGGCGCTGAGGCCCTGAGCTGGCCGCTCATGCCCGAACTCCTCCTCGCGGTCGCCTGCGTCGCCGCTCCCCGCGCGGCCCTGAAGCTCTCCGTCACGGCGCTCGCGGGCAGCCTCGCCGGAAGCCTCCTCGCCCTCCAACTGGCTTCCTCCGGGACCCCCTTGCCCGCTCCGCTCACCACCGACCGCATGTACTCCACCGTCCGCACCCAACTCGCCGCCGAGGGCGCCGCGGCCGTCCGCCACCAGCCCTGGAACGGCATTCCCTTCAAGGTGTACGCGGCCGAGGCGGGCCGCGCGGACGTGCCCAGGGCCGACTGGCTGGTCGCCTCCGCGACGGCACGCGGCACCCGCACGCTCGCCGTGGGCCTGGGCTTCGCGGCCTTCGGGATGCTGATGCGGCGCTGGCGGAGGTTCTATCCGGGGTACCTGGTGCTGCTCGGGGCCGGTTTCACGGTCGGGCTCACCCTCATCGTGCTCGGCTGGAGCGGATAG